One Oenanthe melanoleuca isolate GR-GAL-2019-014 chromosome 3, OMel1.0, whole genome shotgun sequence DNA segment encodes these proteins:
- the DPYSL5 gene encoding dihydropyrimidinase-related protein 5: protein MMANAATMRILIKGGKVVNDDCTLEADVYIENGIIQQVGRELMIPGGAKVIDATGKLVIPGGIDTSTHFHQTFMNATCVDDFYHGTKAALVGGTTMIIGHVLPDKETSLLDAYEKCRSLADPKVCCDYALHMGITWWAPKVKAEMETLVREKGVNSFQMFMTYKDLYMLRDSELYQVLRACRDFGAIARVHAENGELVAEGAKEALDLGITGPEGIEISRPEELEAEATHRVITIANRTHCPVYLVNVSSMSAGDVIAAAKMQGKVVYAETTTAHATLTGLHYYHQDWFHAAAYVTVPPLRLDTNTSAYLMSLLANDTLNIVASDHRPFSTKQKAMGKEDFTKIPHGVSGVQDRMNIIWERGVVGGKMDENRFVAVTSSNAAKIHNLYPRKGRIIPGADADVVVWDPEATKTISASTQVQGGDINLYENMRCHGVPLVTISRGRVVYENGVFMCAEGTGKFCPLRSFPDVAYKKLVQREKTLKLRGVDRTPYLGDVAVVVHAGKKETGTPLADTPTRPATRHGGMRDLHESSFSLSGSQIDDHVPKRASARILAPPGGRSSGIW, encoded by the exons CGCCACCGGCAAGCTCGTCATCCCGGGCGGCATCGACACCAGCACCCACTTCCACCAGACCTTCATGAACGCCACCTGCGTCGATGACTTCTACCACGGCACCAAG GCGGCGCTGGTGGGGGGCACGACGATGATCATCGGCCACGTGCTGCCCGACAAGGAGACGTCGCTGCTGGACGCGTACGAGAAGTGCCGCAGCCTGGCCGACCCCAAGGTGTGCTGCGACTACGCCCTGCACATGGGCATCACCTGGTGGGCGCCCAAG GTGAAGGCAGAGATGGAGACGCTGGTGCGGGAGAAGGGGGTGAACTCCTTCCAGATGTTCATGACCTACAAGGACCTGTACATGCTGCGGGACAGCGAGCTCTACCAGGTCCTGCGCGCGTGCCGCGACTTCGGCGCCATCGCCCGCGTGCACGCCGAGAACGGCGAGCTGGTGGCCGAG ggAGCCAAGGAAGCTCTGGATCTGGGCATCACGGGGCCGGAGGGCATCGAGATCAGCCGGCCCGAAGAG ctggaagccGAGGCCACGCACCGTGTCATCACCATCGCCAACCGG ACCCACTGCCCCGTGTACCTGGTGAACGTCTCCAGCATGTCCGCGGGGGACGTCATCGCCGCCGCCAAGATGCAAG GGAAGGTGGTGTACGCAGAGACCACCACGGCGCACGCCACGCTCACCGGGCTGCACTACTACCACCAGGACTGGTTCCACGCCGCCGCCTACGTCACCGTGCCGCCGCTGCGCCTGGACACCAACACCTCCGCCTACCTCATGAGCCTGCTCGCCAA TGACACGTTGAACATCGTGGCCTCGGACCACCGGCCCTTCAGCACCAAGCAGAAGGCCATGGGCAAGGAGGACTTCACCAAGATCCCCCACGGCGTCAGCGGGGTGCAGGACCGCATGAACATCATCTGGGAGCGTGGTGTG GTGGGGGGTAAGATGGATGAGAACCGCTTCGTGGCCGTGACCAGCTCCAACGCCGCCAAGATCCACAACCTGTACCCGCGCAAGGGCCGGATCATCCCCGGCGCCGACGCCGACGTCGTGGTCTGGGACCCCGAGGCCACCAA GACCATCTCTGCCAGCACCCAGGTGCAGGGCGGGGACATCAACCTGTACGAGAACATGCGGTGCCACGGGGTGCCGCTGGTCACCATCAGCCGCGGGCGCGTGGTCTACGAGAACGGCGTCTTCATGTGCGCCGAGGGCACCGGCAAGTTCTGCCCGCTGCGCTCCTTCCCCGACGTCGCCTACAAGAAGCTGGTGCAGCGGGAGAAG ACTTTGAAGCTGCGGGGTGTGGATCGCACCCCGTACCTGGGGGACGTGGCCGTGGTTGTGCATGCCGGGAAAAAAGAGACGGGGACGCCCCTGGCCGATACGCCCACCCGGCCGGCCACGCGACACGGGGGCATGAGGGACCTGCACGAGTCCAGCTTCAGCCTGTCCG GTTCTCAGATCGATGACCACGTTCCAAAACGAGCCTCGGCCCGGATTCTCGCTCCCCCCGGGGGCCGGTCGAGC